In a genomic window of Mercenaria mercenaria strain notata chromosome 19, MADL_Memer_1, whole genome shotgun sequence:
- the LOC123542382 gene encoding galactoside 2-alpha-L-fucosyltransferase Sec1-like — MNINDDYENRNLAADKGTMFSVLVEKMCNSKSQLFVLVCLWYGLYIIYCLGHCKLFVFSKTRLEFGIDYNLNVTKHNVSAINMSIKYSLKKSFNDNLKKKGINQKRCFTLSRNVHTLADFYKLNEERVKLVTGSRQKNTGNIEESIRRLRPKACKRFVGLVPAKGRTGNMMFEVASIIGIAYMYDVIPIIPEELPLNKYFELPNTIKRKHNVLKNVARLVCKPAAIYCNFTKAFTSKSNITVHGYLQSWKYFEHARDIIRSVFKFKTKHYLRAKHYLSSIYMNGYERVCIHVRRGDIANKRKIKFGYAVADVVFIEKARKFYIKRFSKVQFIILSDDKDWCRKNLKDVYISPFSSAADDMALMTLCDHVTITVGTFGWWGGWLSNGTTVYFDGFPTPHSGLASKMNRDDYYPPNWIGIS, encoded by the coding sequence ATGAACATAAATGATGACTACGAAAACAGGAACTTAGCAGCCGATAAAGGGACTATGTTCTCCGTATTAGTTGAAAAGATGTGTAATAGTAAATCgcaattgtttgttttggtttgtttgtGGTATGGTCTTTATATTATCTACTGTCTCGGCCATTGCAAGTTGTTTGTGTTCTCAAAAACTCGTTTGGAATTTGGTATTGACTACAACTTAAATGTCACGAAGCACAATGTTTCAGCGATTAACATGTCGATCAAATACTCattgaaaaaatcttttaatgataatttgaagaaaaaaggaaTTAATCAGAAACGCTGTTTTACATTGTCACGGAACGTTCATACCTTAGCGGATTTTTATAAACTGAATGAAGAAAGAGTGAAATTAGTCACCGGAAGTAGGCAGAAGAATACTGGAAATATCGAAGAGAGCATTCGACGACTTAGACCAAAAGCTTGCAAGCGTTTTGTAGGACTCGTACCTGCCAAAGGAAGAACTGGAAATATGATGTTTGAAGTGGCATCTATTATTGGAATTGCCTATATGTATGACGTAATACCAATTATTCCTGAGGAATTGCCCCTGAATAAGTATTTTGAATTACCAAATACAATAAAAAGGAAGCATAACGTATTAAAAAACGTTGCCAGACTTGTTTGTAAACCGGCTGCAATTTATTGCAACTTTACTAAGGCTTTTACTTCTAAATCAAATATCACTGTACATGGCTATTTACAATCTTGGAAATATTTTGAACACGCAAGGGACATAATCAGGAGtgtgtttaaatttaaaactaaacattATCTCAGAGCCAAACATTATTTATCTAGCATATATATGAATGGTTATGAACGGGTGTGCATTCACGTGCGTCGTGGAGACATTGCCAACAAAAGAAAGATTAAATTCGGATATGCCGTCGCCGACGTTGTATTTATTGAGAAAGCTagaaaattttatatcaaaagatTTTCCAAAGTTCAATTTATCATATTAAGTGACGATAAAGACTGGTGCAGGAAAAATCTAAAGGATGTATATATAAGTCCCTTTTCAAGCGCAGCAGACGACATGGCTTTGATGACGTTGTGTGATCACGTGACTATTACGGTGGGAACATTCGGATGGTGGGGAGGGTGGCTTTCTAATGGTACAACCGTATATTTTGACGGCTTCCCTACCCCACATAGTGGACTAGCTTCTAAAATGAACAGAGACGACTATTACCCTCCTAACTGGATTGGTATTTCCTAA